The window ATCTGGAGGATGTGTGCAAACTCAAAGGCATTCCGACATGGGCCTTTCATGGCGCCATGGACCCAGTAGTTCCCTTGCGCGAGTCCGAGCGAGTAGTCGACGCATTGAAAGGCTGCGGCGGCGATGTGAGATTCACTGTTCTCCCCAAGGCAGAACATGATTCCTGGACCGCAGCGTATGATGACCCTGCCCTTTACAGCTGGATGCTCGCCCAGACTCGAGTGAGCCGCTGAATTCCGGCGGCCTGGCAGGAATATGCGGCCCGATATGCAATTAGTAGGTTTACCGACACGGAGGGCAGTTTTTATCGCCCGCATTGAATGAGCTGGTGTCGTATTTCGCGACTACATAGGGGGTCATATCAAAAATGGCCAACGTAGTTCTTGGGGTCTTCGGGGGAATTCTGGCGATCCAGCTCTTTGCGGCAGCGGCGGAAAGCACCAGAGCGCGGCAGATCACGAAGCCCCTTCTGATGCCGCTTCTCCTTCTGTTCTACTGGCTCCGGGCCGCCGAGCCCGCCGCTCTGGTCATGCTTGCGCTCGTCTTCAGCACCATGGGCGACGTCCTCCTGCTCCGGCCCAACAAGCAGGGTACGTTCATCGCCGGCCTGCTCTCCTTTCTAGCGGCCCATGTTCTGTACATCGTCGTATTCGCAAGCAACATCGCGCGCGCGGATGGGCTTCCGGTGTGGTTCTACATCATAATCGTTCCCTACATGCTCTACTGCATAGGGCTCTTTCTGGCGCTCAGGCCGCATCTGGGCCCGATGAAGGCGCCTTTCGTCCTGTATTGCCTGATAATTTCGGCCATGAGCCTCATCAGTCTACTTCGCGTTCCCAGCTTCTCAGGTGCAGGTTTCTACCTGCCATTCATCGGATCGCTGCTCTTCATGGCCTCCGATTCCATACTGGCAATCGACACCTTCAGGTCAAAGATCCCTTACGGCAACATGTACATCATGGCCACCTACGTTGCAGCCCAGGTCCTGATCATAACCGGCATGATCATGTCGTAGACGTATCAGGGCGCCTGTGTAAGAGCGCAAATGGACCTAGCTATGCTCGCCCGACCTGCACAAAGGGAGGCCGCCGATGCTCCGGCAGCCTCCCACAGATTCTCGTGTCGTCTGACCTCAGTGCATGAACAGTCTTGGCAGCAACAGCACAGTATCTGGCGCCATTAGGATGACCACTAGTGCGACAATCATCACTGCGCACACCCACAGAATGTCGGGGAATGTGTCTTCAATGGATATGCCGAGTATCTTCGTGGATGTGAACAGGCTGA is drawn from Clostridia bacterium and contains these coding sequences:
- a CDS encoding lysoplasmalogenase — translated: MANVVLGVFGGILAIQLFAAAAESTRARQITKPLLMPLLLLFYWLRAAEPAALVMLALVFSTMGDVLLLRPNKQGTFIAGLLSFLAAHVLYIVVFASNIARADGLPVWFYIIIVPYMLYCIGLFLALRPHLGPMKAPFVLYCLIISAMSLISLLRVPSFSGAGFYLPFIGSLLFMASDSILAIDTFRSKIPYGNMYIMATYVAAQVLIITGMIMS